AACACAAAATCTCACTTGAGTACTGTCCAGCCAAAGTAAGAattcctccttcctctgctcGGCCACGATGGTAAACCAGCTCCCCTCCTAACACCAGCCCAGACGACACACTCTGTAGGAAGTGTGCCACAAGGATAACTGCCCAAAGGAAACAAAGATACATGACATGCATCCATGTCCAAGAGGACTGATGGCTGTAAATCTTAGTGATGCTCTGATGAGGCTGTTGACCACATGTCATGTCTTACCCGACTCTCTGAGGATGTCTGGGTTGGCTACTGTCACAGCAGCGGTGAAGTCGTTCCCTCTGTACTCTGTTTCAAACTGCCACGTAACAAACTGGGACTGCTGAGTCTAAAATTAATCAGCCATTCAAACATTAAGTTGATGCACCAAACAGCATTCATCTTCTGTGACAGAAGGGGGGCAGAATCTGAACACGGGATTGGATAGGTTGATTTAAGAAAAGAGGCAGACATCAGGATCTCACCTGGAACACTGTTCTGGCTCGTACACGCTCAGTGAGATGCAGCAGAGCGTGAGCATTCAGACTACCTGAAGAGTCCATCTCGCCAATCAGAGCTGGGGCATCCTAAGATGTAAAGATGCAACTTGTCAACTCAAAAATGCAGCAActgcaatattattttttatgtgaTGACTCGTGCTTGACCTTGTCCTTGCTGTAATCATCAGACTGCAGGTGCTCCACATGGAATCGATAGTACGAAGGACTGACAGCACTGAGGTGGAGAGCATGACTGACCTGGGAGCAAAGCCATACATCATGTTAAACATAAGGCATTAGAACATGTAAAGATATACACTCTTATTGGTCTGGGCTCAAAATAATGTTGAGAAATGTGTAGGAAATATCACAAAATCACACCTTAAACACTAGGACTGGGAGacaaagggttagggttagggttagggttacttcAACAGTACTGTAGGAAGTCAAAATATGAACTTGCTTTTTGACAATCAGTAATAATGTGGATACAATGTCTTTTAAgtgcctttaaaaccaggaaaagactgATATAATATCATATATAATGTTATAACGATATTCAAAATCTAAGACAGTATATACAGACTCATATCACAGTAATAATTGCCCAGCCTTGCGCCCTTAGCATGATACGAATTGTTTGAATGTGGGGAAAAGTCACCTTGAAGAAGCTGCTCAGAGTTTTATTGAGGATCATCTTGACTCCTTCAATCTGTTGAGGGAACACATCTGGggaaaaatggtgaaaaacagtcagatcaaaaacattcacatgtaATCATCTGATTACTCCCCACTTCTGATAGTGAGTGACTGCAGAAATGCTAATGGAAAATTGTCTCAATTTCTCAGATTAAGGGGTATATGTGTAACCATCTTTTTCTAGagacacattattttttttgtaaaaatacgCTTTTAGACATTGTTTTGTGAGATCAAACTGCAGCACTTGGACCTTTGAGAAAAAACAGTTGTAGCCTTTACTCAAGCAGATGTTGGCTTTTGCACTCCGCAGTTCTTGCTTTTTAGCCAGACATACCTTTGCAACTCCTGTGGAGAGAGTGAAAGCTGCCTGGGTTGGGTAGGCGGCCATCTCTCCTCTCCCAGCGTGGTGGGCTGTCCCAGTGAGCAGGGTGTGCGTCCCAGCGAGAAGGAGGGGGGTCCGTAGAGAAAGGCCAGTTCTGATGGCCTGGACCGGAAGACAAAGCCAGAACGCTGCCCATGTGGGCACAACACTTCCTGCACAGACAAATGAGAGCTTTGTAAAGATGCTATGACATATTATGTATGTCAACCTGTGCCAGCACTATTGAAAGCCAAGCTCTGTTATATATGACACTGCATCAAATATTAATTTacagaagcaaaaaaacattttttcttagCCAAATAGAGCACAGACATAAATATTCTAActatgaataatataaaatgaatgTAGTATCGAAAAACCTACTCTCACAGTCACAGAGGAAGTAAATGACATTAAAGATGCAAACAAAATTAagaatacatacacacatttagCTAGTTCCTTAAATGTATTTCTACTGTATTAAAAATACCCAAAAAATAATCGTTTCAAGTGTAATTAAGACTATGTGCATCATGAGAGTCTGTCGGTTGTTTTCATGTGCAGGTGCAGTACTCCCGTTAGCTAGCATGACCTTAGCATCAGCAAAAACAGACAGATATATGCGCTTGTTCTTTAACTACCCACTTCCGTTGTTGTCAAGAGGCCTTAAAATCCAAAGCGGAACTGAGAATGGCACATCAGAAAAACTGTCAGGTGAATTCTTTAGAGATAAACTACCAGTGCCCGCAGATGACTGATGCTGAGATCAACTGATGCTGCAAATAGCTCCCTCCTCCAGATGTGACGCGCCACCCTGCAAATGCGTCCCCCTCGAAACCACGACGGGGAATCCTGTTGGTCTGACAAATCGCGCTTTTACATTTACACGCATACAACTCAACTGTATTATTAAGATAACAAATATTTCACTTAAAATTAGTTTTAGTTACATTAGTTTTGTTGCTGTGGGGCTTTGGGTGCGCGGCTAACTAGCGTCACGTTTGCTGAGTTTTTTGTTTCCCGTCGGACTCCTGTATCCGCAACACCGCGTTCTACGCAAGCTGCTACAGGTGAGAGAATACTGTCCGGCTTTCATGTGCTTTGTAGCCAGAGAGCAGGAGAATGTCATTGCTTTTATTCTACACTACAGCCAATATAGTTCCTGTTGTTCAGCCGAACCAACAAGATACGGACAGTGCTCGCTAAAAATATGATTTACCTACGATCATTTTAGACCGCgaggaagagaggaggtggTCACTGTCGCTCCCACGCGTCCCTTCCTTTCGAATTAATTGCTGAAACGAGGAGGAACATTTCGTGACAATCTCAGGAAAACTGAGTTATTTGtgtgctcccccccccccccccccgtttctAGTTGGACCGGACATGTCTCCTTCACGGTCCATATTGCTGGTGGGAGAAGGGAACTTCTCGTTCTCTGCCTCTTTGAGCCAGTCTGACACGGAGACCAGAGTGACGGCCACTTGCCTGCAGCATCAGGAGGAGGCACTGCGGCATGAAGGTGCAGCTGGTAACATCCAGACCATCAAGGACGCAGGTACGAGtaaataatcatatatatagaCTGCGCTATATTTTGTTGGACCttatatagaaaaaaacactttctttcTAATGTGTTTATGTAGGTGGCGCGGTGGTTTTTGGGGTTGACTGCAGAAAGCTGGGGGAATGTGCCTCCCTCCAGGGCCAAGTGTTTGACCGTGTGGTGTTCAACTTCCCTCACTGCGGGAGAAAGAGTGGCGTCAAGAAGAACAGAGAACTTCTCAAAAGGTTCTTCCTCAGGTATAGCTGCCTCCTACCACAGAGTCGGAATTTTAACATGGTTCGTTAAAAGTTCCTATTAAGGGAATAATCAGAAGCGGTTTTgacattaaaggataagttcacccaaaaattaaaatagagTAATTATCTCCTCACcccatgcagatggaaagtcgggtaaagtttcatagtccacaaaagtGTCTGGACTGAcataaaaggacaacacaatttcatacggTCCTGCTTTGTTATATATTTGGCGAACCCGGCAACCTTTTCGACCTTTTTTCCtccaagaacagcttgtttattcagttatggaaatgaTGCatatatctgagtttgtatttcttACCTCATTAAAATTCCcagtttgaatttattctccaaaacgacatagtgcccTTTTAAGTTTTCTTATTTAAGTCGTTTTATGACTGCTTGTTGGCACCCGACTGGTGAATACTTGTGTTTGTGCGTTGTGTCTCCAGTTGCGTTCAGGTGTTGGCTGAAAACGGGGAGGTTCATGTATCCCTGTGCAACGGACAGGGTGGGACATCGGCGGACCACCCGCAGCGAGAGTGGCACAACAGCTGGCAGGTGGTTTCCATGGCAGCAGAGGCCCACCTGATCCTCACTGATGTTCATCCTTTTGAAAGTGAGAAATTCCAGAGATACAAGTGCACTGGATACAGGTAAGGAGTAAAGGTGAGTGTGTATAAATAGAGGAAGCCTCATGTCAAATGTGTATTTGCATGCTGACGCTGTCTAATGGTGGTGTTGCTGCTGTACAGGAGCCAGGATAAGGGCTTTCATGTGGAGAAAGCTTTGCTGCATGTGTTCACTCGCAGCCTCCCCTACACCCCTGCTGAGATACTTAAAGTGGAGGAGGCTGTTGGAGGGGAGAATGTCCGGTACAACATACCAGCCGAGCTCAGTGATTACATATTCAGGtacagcagcacagaggcaCTCATGCTGTTTCAGTAATAAGCCAccaacgcaaaaaaaaaaaaaaagcagaaaagttACATAACCACATGCCTGCTGTCTCCTCTCTTTCATCAGGGGATTTCTCCGCTCAGGATCTGTGCACCCTGTCAGGTTAGTGCAAGATTTTCTTCTCGAAGGACTGGCGGAGAAGTGGTCGGTCTCTATGAAGACCGACACCATTCCCTTCCTCCTCACGGCCAAACAGCTGCAGTCTTGCTGTCATGACGTGGACAGCACGCACTGCTACTGGATCCCGCTAGTTCAGAAAGATCTCAGCTCCGACACTCTTGCCTCTACGGACAAATCAAAAGATGGGTTGATGTTTTTGGACAGTCGGGGAGGCACAGAAACATCAGACACACCAGACACACCGTGTGTCACCTCAGAGAAAACGGACAGGGCAAGGAGAAAAGGAACTGAGAGCTTAAAGTCTGCATGCTCTCTTGATATAGATCCTGAAGGGGAAAGTGGTCTTTATATGCTACGGCCATCACTGCTCCCTCAGATGGCAGAGCTTCTAACTAAAAAAGGAGAGTTGATTATCAATGCAGATGGTTGTGGGGAGAATGAAGGGAATAATAAAAGTGTTGAAGCTGAAGGACCTAAGGATGAGGGTCCTTGTGGCAGCTGTAATGGTGTTAACAGCTTTTTATTTGGCATTAGTGGCGTAGTGTTCAGGAACGTGTCGGTCAACCTTTGGGCTCTGCCTTCCTTTCACGAGCTTCTCCTCAGGGGTGTCTTCCCGTCAGAATTTAAGCCAATCAAATTGCTTGGACAAAGGCTGAAAAAACTGCTGGCTCCCTACGGGGTCTCCCTGGTCACAGAACAGAGAGGTCTGCGTCTCATTGCACAGCCGATGGGTTTAGTTGGAAGGGTGTTTGCAGGCGTTACACGCAACAACGTTGGTCACATCATCGTCACGATGTCCCTAAATTTGGACCTCCTCGCCGTGCTCCTGTTCTCAATCCCCGACTGGCGCCTGCTTTGGTCACATGACCCTcgctttttaaaacagtttGCACTGCGCCCGTCGCCGGGGAAACCTTTCCACCCATTCTCCCTGTACTCCGAGCACATCAGCTTCGACATCAGCTTCTGGACAGGGCCGACATGGGAGGAGAAGAAGTTTCACGCTGTGGTCCGAGAGGCCAGCCATGGGACCGTGGAGCAAGTGAAACGCATCGACGCGTTCTCGCATCCTGACTTGAGCCAGACCAGTTACTGCTACAGACTCACctaccactcacacacacatgccctgtcacacacacaagccctcGAGTTTCATAAAAACCTGGAGTCCTTACTCGCCTCTCAGTTGCATGTCACAATCAGGTAGCAACATCTGAATTGtaacttcaaaacaaacaataagcATCTAATCTGCAAAACTGAACAGTCGTTGAACAGTAGTGTACAACATTTGAGGCATTGCTCGCTTTAGTGTGTCTGTTTAATGTGATCAAATGTCTGTGCATTGGTGTGTTTTAATTATCATGCAATAAACTTGTTCAACATACTGTATTATTCTGGTGTATTTATCATAACTGTAGAATTGTAAAAtccacatacagtacatgctgtGACAAAGAATGAAAGCAGTATTTTGCAATAAAACAGCCCGAAATCAATAATCACTCGCATAGTAGTAAGCCAATTTATTCATCTGCAGTTGTGGAAGAATGTATGTCCTTAAGTAAATATAACAATATCACAGTGTAAAAATACTCAAGCAGAGTTTTAAAGAGGCTTCAAGGACCTAACTTTTTTAATCTTATGCACACAATATTATTATATGAACACAGTgtgcagcaaaataaaaataaatgtgttcctAATACAGTATGTAACTTctttgttaaaaacaaatcattgtCGGTAAAAATGTACTAATACTATGTGTGTAATCTACAGTATAACAGTGCACCATATGTAATAAATTTGTCTTACGTTTAATTTGCAAACTCAAAGTAACTAGTAGCTGTAGCAGATAAGTAAATGTAGTGTAAAAACTGCAATGTTTGCATATGAAATGTTGCATGGTAGAAATAGGCTATCAAGTAGCATAATAATAGATTCAGATGAGTAAAGTAAAAgatattttatactgttttactttgtttatatgtggcggacgctgccacctttctagcttcaaacagtgttctggggactgtatcttcctctgagaacagcttgtttattacgTTATGGACAAGATAAATATttctcagtttgtattattacctcattaatattgtaaacatttaaattgtAAGTTTGAATTCCTtgtccaaaactacatagtgcctctttaaaGTTTCAGCGCTCCCAAGGCTAAAGGTTTGTGTGATGGGAGCTGTCGATAACCGGACAGTGGCGAGCATGAACGAAGTCCGACTCGGGGAGCAGCATCGTCAAACATGGCGGCCAAGGCGCTTCGGCAGCGCACCAGGCGAGGCAGCAGACAAGATGCGAACAACGTGAACGTCCCCGCCGAGGCTCGGCCACCGAAAGAGGAGAAAGGCGCCGATGACAGTAAAGTCACAGAGACTCGGCAAGAGTGAGTATGAGCCGGGGGAAAAGACGGTACACTATCCGGTGCTGTGAGCTCCATCCCCGGTCTGACTGACAGCCTGAGCACGggaagctagctagctagctagccactTTGATACGTTGAGCAAGTTTCAATCATGACAACACGATAACAACGATTGATAACGTCATCATGACAGCTCACAGGACTGCGTGTCTGCAGTAGTTTGAACCATAATGACTGTGAAGCTGTGTTTCCGCCACGGTAGCTAACTGGCTTTCATCGTTTATGTCTTAATAGAGCAGCGTATCGCAGTTTGAGGGTTACCTGGTCAGCGTCATTCATTCAGCCGCCACATTTATGACATCCAGCCAGTCACGAGTGGGTCAACTCAGGCCCAGCACGGACATTAAGGTCCATGTTAGATCAGTGATTGGTGCTGTTGATACGATGCTGGAGtgctttttgaatgtttttttttctagaatgttttcttttgtttttgttttttttgtaaggtGACGTGTCATAACAAAACGTTACGTGAGGATCAATGCTAAGCTGCAGCTGAGACGACTAATCTAACTAATCTCGTGATGGGTGTGAGCAGGAGGGGCACTACCAGACACGAGGAGGAGTGTTGGTTCACTATCACTCGTGAAGTGGTCCTAAAATAGTAGTAAGCACACAGCTGTCCACACCTGGGagaatatttgaatgagcaCTGAAGAAACACACCGCTGGAAAATGATTGAGCTCCTGATTTAGTTTGAAAGgattcagttgtgtttttgtcacaagCACACAGTGCATTGTTCACTACAGTATGGTACTCTTATGGCTGTGCTAAAAGGTCCCTAAAACACAaagctagaaaagtggcagggtccgccacatgtaaacaaagtgaaacagtatgaaacagtATTGTCCTtttaagctcagtttgtttattcagtcatgtgaacaaagacagtttgtgtgttc
This genomic window from Sparus aurata chromosome 13, fSpaAur1.1, whole genome shotgun sequence contains:
- the LOC115593884 gene encoding mitochondrial import receptor subunit TOM40B isoform X1 yields the protein MTLTRKCCAHMGSVLALSSGPGHQNWPFSTDPPPSRWDAHPAHWDSPPRWERRDGRLPNPGSFHSLHRSCKDVFPQQIEGVKMILNKTLSSFFKVSHALHLSAVSPSYYRFHVEHLQSDDYSKDKDAPALIGEMDSSGSLNAHALLHLTERVRARTVFQTQQSQFVTWQFETEYRGNDFTAAVTVANPDILRESVILVAHFLQSVSSGLVLGGELVYHRGRAEEGGILTLAGQYSRPNWVATLNAGKGGAHASYYHRANKQIQIGVEFEASTRTQETTTSFGYQMELPEANMVFRGMINSRCIIGGVLEKRLTPLPATLIMGAFVNHRGDKLQVGLGINVG
- the LOC115593884 gene encoding mitochondrial import receptor subunit TOM40B isoform X2 — its product is MGSVLALSSGPGHQNWPFSTDPPPSRWDAHPAHWDSPPRWERRDGRLPNPGSFHSLHRSCKDVFPQQIEGVKMILNKTLSSFFKVSHALHLSAVSPSYYRFHVEHLQSDDYSKDKDAPALIGEMDSSGSLNAHALLHLTERVRARTVFQTQQSQFVTWQFETEYRGNDFTAAVTVANPDILRESVILVAHFLQSVSSGLVLGGELVYHRGRAEEGGILTLAGQYSRPNWVATLNAGKGGAHASYYHRANKQIQIGVEFEASTRTQETTTSFGYQMELPEANMVFRGMINSRCIIGGVLEKRLTPLPATLIMGAFVNHRGDKLQVGLGINVG
- the fdxacb1 gene encoding ferredoxin-fold anticodon-binding domain-containing protein 1, encoding MSPSRSILLVGEGNFSFSASLSQSDTETRVTATCLQHQEEALRHEGAAGNIQTIKDAGGAVVFGVDCRKLGECASLQGQVFDRVVFNFPHCGRKSGVKKNRELLKRFFLSCVQVLAENGEVHVSLCNGQGGTSADHPQREWHNSWQVVSMAAEAHLILTDVHPFESEKFQRYKCTGYRSQDKGFHVEKALLHVFTRSLPYTPAEILKVEEAVGGENVRYNIPAELSDYIFRGFLRSGSVHPVRLVQDFLLEGLAEKWSVSMKTDTIPFLLTAKQLQSCCHDVDSTHCYWIPLVQKDLSSDTLASTDKSKDGLMFLDSRGGTETSDTPDTPCVTSEKTDRARRKGTESLKSACSLDIDPEGESGLYMLRPSLLPQMAELLTKKGELIINADGCGENEGNNKSVEAEGPKDEGPCGSCNGVNSFLFGISGVVFRNVSVNLWALPSFHELLLRGVFPSEFKPIKLLGQRLKKLLAPYGVSLVTEQRGLRLIAQPMGLVGRVFAGVTRNNVGHIIVTMSLNLDLLAVLLFSIPDWRLLWSHDPRFLKQFALRPSPGKPFHPFSLYSEHISFDISFWTGPTWEEKKFHAVVREASHGTVEQVKRIDAFSHPDLSQTSYCYRLTYHSHTHALSHTQALEFHKNLESLLASQLHVTIR